The proteins below are encoded in one region of Syntrophotalea carbinolica DSM 2380:
- a CDS encoding M48 family metallopeptidase has translation MRVIHRLSVVAAALVLLMVGGCAVNPVTGRQELALFTITPSQEIQLGQEAFPKAVQQMGGEYDDPALAAYVNGVGKRVAQVAERPELPYEFRVLNDSTPNAFALPGGFVAITRGLLVSLENEAQLAAVLGHEVGHVTARDSVQGMQRGTLLGAGLAVLSAATGSSAYGGVAQKAGQLAAGLLDNRFSREQERQADRLGVDYMVRAGYNPRGSVQLQEFFYRTVEAGAEPMWLAGLFRTHPFSKERMLALEAYIAERYSLQQSDPRFVLNEQPFQRAVSGLRQSSKGYELYDQARQQEQQGHVSQAIATYLQAATVAPDQALILTGLGMAYLHARDVRAARPHLARAVQLDGNYYLSHLGLGLVYLELDDESAAISHLEKSMNLLPTDRGGYLLAMGHEKQGRIAKAADLYRQIAEAYPQSKIGQAAARKVAELQAK, from the coding sequence ATGCGTGTTATTCATAGGCTGTCGGTTGTTGCTGCGGCCCTGGTCTTGTTGATGGTTGGAGGATGTGCCGTCAACCCGGTTACGGGGCGTCAGGAACTCGCTTTGTTCACCATCACTCCTTCCCAGGAGATTCAGCTGGGACAGGAGGCTTTTCCCAAGGCTGTGCAACAGATGGGCGGCGAGTATGACGATCCGGCCTTGGCCGCTTATGTCAACGGGGTGGGGAAGCGTGTCGCCCAGGTGGCGGAACGGCCTGAGTTGCCTTACGAGTTTCGGGTCCTCAACGATTCAACCCCCAATGCCTTTGCTTTGCCGGGAGGCTTTGTGGCCATCACCCGGGGGTTGTTGGTAAGCCTTGAAAACGAGGCGCAATTGGCGGCCGTACTGGGGCACGAAGTGGGGCATGTGACGGCTCGCGATTCGGTTCAGGGTATGCAGCGTGGCACCTTGCTCGGGGCCGGATTGGCGGTTTTATCCGCAGCTACCGGCTCCAGCGCTTACGGTGGCGTGGCCCAGAAGGCCGGTCAGTTGGCTGCCGGCTTGCTGGATAATCGCTTCAGTCGCGAACAGGAACGCCAGGCCGATCGTCTCGGTGTCGATTATATGGTTCGGGCCGGTTACAATCCGCGCGGCAGCGTGCAACTGCAGGAATTCTTCTATCGTACCGTCGAGGCGGGCGCCGAACCGATGTGGCTTGCGGGTTTGTTTCGCACGCACCCTTTTTCCAAAGAGCGTATGTTGGCTTTGGAAGCCTATATTGCCGAGCGCTACAGTCTGCAGCAGAGCGACCCACGGTTTGTGTTGAACGAGCAGCCGTTTCAGCGGGCCGTAAGCGGTCTCAGGCAGTCGAGCAAAGGCTACGAGCTTTACGATCAGGCTCGGCAGCAGGAACAGCAAGGCCATGTATCGCAGGCGATTGCCACCTATCTGCAAGCTGCCACGGTGGCGCCGGATCAAGCCCTGATTCTGACAGGTTTGGGGATGGCCTATCTGCATGCCAGGGATGTTCGGGCCGCCCGTCCGCACCTGGCCCGGGCCGTCCAGTTGGATGGCAATTACTATTTGTCGCATCTGGGGTTGGGGCTGGTTTATTTGGAGCTGGACGATGAGTCGGCGGCCATAAGCCATTTGGAAAAGAGCATGAACCTGTTACCGACCGACCGGGGCGGGTATCTGCTGGCTATGGGGCATGAAAAGCAGGGCCGGATTGCAAAGGCTGCGGATCTGTATCGGCAGATTGCCGAGGCTTATCCGCAAAGCAAAATCGGTCAGGCCGCGGCCCGAAAGGTGGCGGAGTTGCAGGCTAAGTGA
- the miaB gene encoding tRNA (N6-isopentenyl adenosine(37)-C2)-methylthiotransferase MiaB, with protein MSVMKSFYLETFGCQMNVVDSEQIVGLVQSLGYSSVDSPEQANLIILNTCSIRARAERKVYGHLGRFKPLKQRRPELIIAVCGCVAQQEGQRMLEKVPYLDIVCGTHNIHRLADMVRDAELHRARHVEVDFLEADKRRRLFPERAPSAEVSRFVTVIQGCDNFCSYCIVPHVRGREVSRPSAEVLEEVRLLVEQGAREITLIGQNVNSYGCKEDDEISFASLLRKVAEVDGLERIRFMTSHPKDLSDELIDCFADLDKLCKHIHLPVQAGGDAVLKAMRRGYTRDQYLGRIERLRRVCPEIRMTSDVIVGFPGETESEFEQTMDLLERARFTEIYSFIFSARPGTSAADLPDDIPKEVKQQWFDRMLALQEEITRQYHQMDIGQVLPVLVEGSSRQGNGQLFGRTTWNRIVNFDGNPDLVGRIVPVRLTVAYRNSHLGERV; from the coding sequence ATCTCAGTTATGAAGAGTTTTTACCTGGAGACCTTCGGGTGCCAGATGAACGTGGTCGATTCCGAGCAGATCGTCGGCCTTGTGCAAAGCTTGGGATACAGCTCTGTTGACAGTCCCGAGCAGGCGAACCTTATCATTCTCAATACCTGTTCCATTCGTGCGCGTGCCGAGCGCAAGGTGTACGGTCACCTGGGTCGCTTCAAGCCGCTCAAGCAGCGGCGTCCCGAGTTGATCATTGCCGTGTGTGGCTGTGTTGCCCAGCAGGAGGGGCAGCGCATGCTGGAGAAGGTGCCTTATCTTGATATCGTTTGTGGTACCCATAATATACACCGCCTGGCTGATATGGTGAGGGATGCCGAACTGCACCGCGCGCGACATGTCGAGGTCGATTTTCTCGAAGCCGATAAGCGGCGCCGGCTTTTCCCGGAACGGGCACCGAGTGCCGAAGTGTCACGCTTCGTTACGGTTATTCAAGGATGTGATAATTTCTGCAGCTATTGCATTGTACCCCATGTTCGCGGCCGGGAGGTCAGTCGCCCCAGTGCCGAAGTGTTGGAGGAGGTACGCCTGCTGGTCGAGCAGGGTGCGCGCGAGATTACCTTGATCGGTCAAAACGTCAATTCCTACGGCTGCAAGGAGGACGACGAGATTTCTTTCGCTTCGCTGTTGCGGAAGGTCGCTGAGGTGGATGGGCTGGAACGCATTCGTTTCATGACATCCCACCCCAAGGATCTGTCGGATGAGCTGATCGATTGTTTTGCCGATCTTGACAAGTTGTGCAAGCATATCCACCTGCCGGTGCAGGCCGGCGGCGATGCGGTACTCAAGGCCATGCGCCGCGGCTATACGCGCGACCAGTATCTGGGTCGTATCGAACGCTTGCGGCGGGTGTGTCCCGAAATCCGGATGACATCCGATGTGATTGTCGGTTTTCCCGGTGAAACGGAAAGCGAATTCGAGCAGACCATGGATCTTCTGGAACGGGCCCGGTTTACCGAAATCTATTCGTTTATTTTTTCCGCCCGACCCGGCACTTCGGCTGCCGACCTTCCGGACGATATTCCCAAGGAGGTCAAGCAGCAGTGGTTCGATCGCATGTTGGCCCTGCAGGAAGAGATAACCCGGCAGTATCACCAGATGGATATCGGTCAGGTTTTGCCGGTGTTGGTCGAGGGCAGCAGTCGGCAGGGCAACGGTCAGCTGTTCGGGCGCACCACCTGGAACCGCATTGTAAATTTCGATGGCAATCCCGATCTGGTTGGCCGCATCGTGCCGGTGCGCCTTACCGTCGCTTATCGCAATTCCCACCTGGGCGAACGGGTCTGA
- a CDS encoding histidinol phosphate phosphatase domain-containing protein, whose product MIDLHTHTVFSDGELIPAELTRRAAVAGYRAIGITDHGDPSNIDFIIPRIVRVAEGLGAAWGLTVVPGIELTHVPPPMIAEVARQARGLGARLVVCHGETIAEPVAAGTNRAALEADIDILAHPGLLSEEDAALAARRGICLEITTRKGHSLTNGHVARVALAAGAALIVNTDSHAPGDLTPLEQARRIALGAGLNEAQFQQARQNAEDLVRKLMGG is encoded by the coding sequence ATGATCGACTTGCACACCCATACCGTTTTTAGCGATGGAGAGTTGATTCCCGCTGAACTTACCCGTCGGGCAGCTGTGGCCGGGTATCGCGCCATCGGTATCACCGATCATGGCGACCCGAGTAATATCGACTTTATCATTCCGCGTATCGTCCGGGTTGCGGAAGGATTGGGCGCCGCGTGGGGGTTGACGGTGGTGCCGGGGATTGAGCTGACCCATGTTCCGCCCCCAATGATCGCCGAAGTCGCCAGGCAGGCCCGGGGGCTTGGTGCCCGGCTGGTCGTGTGTCATGGCGAAACCATTGCCGAACCGGTCGCAGCGGGTACCAATCGCGCGGCACTGGAGGCCGATATCGATATCCTGGCACATCCCGGGCTGCTTTCCGAAGAAGATGCGGCTCTGGCAGCCCGGCGGGGTATCTGTCTGGAAATCACCACCCGCAAGGGGCATTCGTTGACCAACGGCCACGTGGCGCGCGTGGCGCTGGCCGCCGGAGCGGCTTTGATTGTGAATACGGACAGTCATGCGCCCGGCGATTTGACGCCGCTGGAGCAGGCGCGGCGGATCGCTCTTGGCGCCGGTTTGAACGAGGCTCAGTTTCAGCAGGCTCGTCAGAATGCCGAGGATCTGGTGCGCAAGCTGATGGGGGGCTGA